The window GACGGCAGCAGACGGTTGAGTTGAAGGTCCAGTAAAAtgaggtcattcaaatttctcgagcttatctacgtcactagcgaagatctccactTTCCCGTtccactcccgagccagcgctgtcaacataacaaacgcgtgtgctctcacaagggggtcttctacacggaggcaaccaatcagaggaaagggggcggtcttagccaaatatggacacagcggacacaaaactgggtcaaacagaagtagctgtcagaagggccttttctggacacttgtatgacaaaaccaaggtgttctttgaaatgaaatggacacttttatactaagtccatgttagagagtcactctaaaTAGACataatatgggacctttaaacgCCGACGCAGGGCAGTAAAGTTAACTCGTCGACTAATAGGTTCTACGTCAAGTGtgctcacttttgtgagatactgtatATCCTGCTTTATAATTGATGACAACATTTCCCTGTGCCCTGACCTGCTGCTGCTTTGCTCCAACTCCCTCTGGATACAAGTGCCAGTGAGAGTGCAAGTAGCCTCCAGCAATGCGAAGGTTTTTTAACGTAATGGTGGAGCCATACGCCAGGTCTACACAGGATAAACAACACGTTTCCTCACATGAACAAGGAATTATTACGTGACAAAAGTTTTAATAGaaacacatctttttttttttttaatttatagattatttgatttcaaGCAAACAGACCTGTCATCTCATGAAGATTTAACTATAAATGTTGCATCACACTTACACTCAGGCATTGATGCGTTGTGCAGGTTGTTCCCAATGAGACGAGACTGGAAGGCAGAACTGAAGAAACCATCTCCTGGTCCACTGATAATAAAGAGCGCAACGATGATAAATCAAATAATGTAATGCGTGACATCAAACTGTAGCCAACAATCACACTCACCTCTTGTTCAGCACCACAAAGTGGACAGCAAATATTGTAACATAGAGAAAGATGGGAAGCAGGATGAGCGCCACAACTCGAGCCAGGAGGTGCTTTGCAACATCCACCTAATGCCAGGAAATACATCatagatactgtacatataatacagtacatcacatTCTCCTCGACACTTCCATTACTTTCGTATACTGCATGCAGCTGTTTACCAGTGATAAGTCCAGATCTCCTAAAAGCCTCCAGAGATCTGAAACCGTGTTCAGTCCCACCAGCAGGATGACAAAAAGACCCACAAACTTCACACCCAGAGCTCCAGCAAGATTGACACCAGTTAGTACCATCCAAAACCACCAGGGAGCAGAAAAAGGCCTGGAAAACATTCAAGCCAACGTGATTGCGTGTTAATAAAGTGGACCAGTatgtacatttcttttcattgttttgaCAGATATTGAGATGGAATATTAGGGcgacaataataaaacatatatataatcTACGagactaaaataataaaacccAGAGAACACAATTGTaattaaaagacaaaatataacaagattaaataaataattttactaaaataaatacagctattacaattttttgggggggcatattacaagaataaagctgtaaagttgttacaagaaaaaaaaattttttagaatatattcacattacaagaaaaatgtaaaaaaaaatttttttaatttttaaagaataaattcAGATTAAAAGGGGAACAAAAGTAGTAAATACAAGGataatgttgaaatattacaagacaaaaaacTACTATTAAGATTAATATAagattatgagaataaagacttgatactaaaacaaaaaagatgcaaTATATAagcaaaaaatgcataattttatgagaataaatgcACAATATTAAAAGACATGAAAAGTCAAAATTTACTAGAATAATATAAGAAAAACAATGCaatttacaagaatgaagttgcaatattacaaagggaaaaaaaagtttacaggaataaagtaaCAATATTCTGAACATGTTTAAACTGTGTTTAAGGGCAGATTGTTGAGGACCTTGCCAAATTATGCATACGATGAAATACtcagttatatttttttctgttaaatgTAATGTTAATAATATATGCAACATAAAACAATGGAATAActtacagaaaaacatttacttttgtcataattttactttttagtgTGGCCTTTGTAATCCTTTGTAAACCTTTGTACTTGGATACATTTGTATTACATACTAAACCGTTTTGTTACTCAAAAGATTGCAAACCTGTCTTTTTGCTGGTTGAACTTGACCATGCTGAGCACTGCTGCCATGATGAAGAATAACAGTATGGGATCCAACAGGATGTACTGAGATATAGTGATGCACCCTGTGTCTGCCGGGAAGAAGTGGACAATAGGAATTGAATGATAATTTACACAGGAAATGGACTTGACTTTGAGTTGGGACCTACCAAATATGAGCAGCCAAGCAGCGATGAGAGCGGCTGTGTGAGAATGCGACAGCTCCAGTACCATGAGGTAAGCAAAGACAGGGAGGAAGGAGCCCAAGCCGGCACATAACTGGAGGAAAACAATAGGCATTATGTTTggaaatttattttgttgtttttgtttattgccactcctagttgaagtttactgtcaaagtaaaaataaacagagaaATGTACCTTGTGGATTTAAAACAACAGCCTTTCAGTGTGCCATCTTAATGCTAAGGCTAATTAGGATCTATGTTGCAGTGCtaaaaccctttaagcaacggattgaATGCAAATGGGTCAGCAGCACATGTGAAAAGACAAAATAACAGTATTCTCAGTCATATATACTGTACCCTCTGCTTAGAACAACTAATAATAGTGCCTCACTGATGAGCTAAGAGTTGAGACATCTCAATGAACAGTTTATCCGTCTGTTTGTCTTCaaccgggcggcacggtggacgactggttagagcgtcagcctcacagttctgaggacccgggttcaatccccggtcccgcctgtgtggagtttgcatgttctccccgtgcctgcgtgggttttctccgggcactccggtttcctcccacatcccaaaaacacgcattaattggagactctaaattggccgtaggtgtgaatgtaagtgcgaatggttatttgtttgtatgtgccctgcgattggctggcaaccagttcagggtgtacccccaggtggccaaggcgggcacaccagaaagagcagcacaacgGCCATTCAATAGGTGCATCGTCACAAAAACAGTTccattctttttaattctatttaattatgttactaCTGCAaagttatttttacacattgaaatacaaattacaacaattttttttattgtttttatggggactgctggaacggattaatggcatttacattcatttcatagggaaaagatgatttgtgatAGTTGTTTCGTGAAGTGTTTTGAGGTATGCATGAATTAAACGTGTActgtcaaggcaccattgtatatTAAGTGAAGTATATCCACACTACcaatttaaaggagacataccaTGCTttgtttgtcttgctgaaattagcgcTTTTGAGAGGAGAGGATTTAACACACCACCCCGTATATACTGCTGGACCAATGGTGAATATGGATTtggttaccatgacgaccatgGGAGAAGCCTGAGCTTTGGACTAGAGTGGCTTCTACGTGTAGAAACAGAGTGAAGAGTGCTGTGTGGGGGAAAAATGTGAGCGAGTGAccacaaaggcaaaaaaaataatttttgcacTCATGGAAGCAGCAGTTCATACACtcaactgtgtgtatgtggcgcatggacaagtcaccaaacacaaataccccccACTATTGTGTTCACAACTTCAccaagcaataaaataaaaatcgttTAGCACAAGCTAATGCTAATTTTTGCATTCAACAAAACTtgatgcagctctgcttacctttaaGCTTTGACATGATAACAAGGGTGTCACACCTGTAGGGGATGTGGGTGTTTCTGCATGAAAGAGTCGCTGCGTGATCGTGTTTCAGATCTACACCCAGCCTAGCTAATCATGTCAGTGTGGGGTGGttgttatgtaaattagccccactgttacaGATGTATGAAAGTGCAGGATgtctcgctcacagacacattttcagaaattggaaaaaaaacaaaacactgatttacttggttgttcaATTTCTCACTGGATGGGTGGGAAAATGATGTCACATACCCCTCTCATCCCCCAGTAGTTGTGGTGCTCATATTTATCTCCTGGCTTTGAGAATGGAAAACTGCCGTCATAACCACTCATGTATCCGGCTAGTCCGATCAGCATCTGGAAAACagcacaaaaagcaaacaacaacaaaaacaatttatgtatttatttctctgGAGTGAAATTAAGACAGTAACATGATATCTAACCTTTCCCAGAGGAGGGTGGACGTCAAAAAAGAAGGTCCTGTTGATGTAGTAGCTTCCCATCTTCCCAAAGTGTGTCTCATCCCAGCTTAAAGACAACAGAAGTGAGCCACAATAAGTACCTGAAACAATGATGAGACGTTTTCATGGAAGGCAGCATGGTGAGTCtagtggttggcacatctgcctcccagttttGAGGCTCCAGcttctctgtgtggagttttatcacactccaaaaacatgcatggtagggttatcgaagactctaaattatctaaaggtgtgaatgtgagcgtgaatggttgtttgtctggaTGTGCCtcgcgattgactggcaacaagtccagggtgtaccgcgcctctcgcccaaattcaACTGGAaagggctccagctcacccacgaccctaatgcgGACAATcagcattaaataaaaaaaaaactgacaaatggATGTTTTGCACACTCACCACACATGAGCAGGCTCTTTAATTTTATAGAGGCGTGTGGCGAAGGACAGTCCAGCCACCAGGAGAAGTAATCCTCTCCTGGTGAACTCATCACTGGTGGATCTTCTTCTTTTACTTCTGTAGAAACTCCCATTGGTCTGCTGACTGTCCTCCTCTGTCAAGTGTCCatccttgttgttttttttgtcattagacTGAGTAGTGGATGACTGGAAGGTCTTTCTGTTTCGTATTGATGTGTCCCCTGCTATGTGGTACTGTGTGGAGCACTGTTCCTTTTCCATTAGAACGCTAGAAGCGAGAAGAAAACGTCCATTCCAATTGACGAGCTAGCAAGGTGAAAGctaatttttaaaacataatttaattaTATAGCTTCCACGGATATTGGAAAATAAACATCATAAGACTTCTCTGTTGACTGTCACGTGTGTCAGTACTGTCCATGAAGACGTCACACGGTTACTGAAACTCATACTTATCGCATACTTATCCTAGCTTGCTAGTGTTTAAATCCAGTCGTTCAACAAAAGTGGTCTTTCCAGACAATTACAAAAACGTTATCGCTTAATATGATTTCTTGTTATCGTTCTTACGGccttattaaatacaattattgaCAACAATCAATTTACAGTTCGGTCACGTTTGCGCGAGCCGACAGGAAAGGTGACGACATGTTAGAGATGTTTTGTGGGAGTTGTAGTCCGTTATTCTATTCGTCCCGTTATCAGAACGCCCAAAGAAATACATATCCCATGAGTCTCTACATTCGGCAACTCGCTCCCTGGTAACCAATCAGAAGACGGCAAAGACAATGCTGTGGACCTGCATTTTGACCACAAGATGGCCGTACAACATAGTCAATGTGAGCCACGTTAATTTCCCCCTCACCCTCTCTCTGTTCGATCACGATATCGACGAATGGGGAATTCCTTTTAGGATTACAATGTTTTTGTCACGGCTATTTGCAAATCTGTCGGTGTTCTACCGTGTTATTCagcattattgactaaataaaaataaagtacaaaaaaagaCTAGTATATCTGACTAAATAAATGATAGatgcatacatttaaataacaaaaaagtccaaaaattACGAAAAAAATcgactaaataaataaatgcaacttAAATACCCAAATCCGTCAAAACATGCCTGgtataatttaaaaagtaaataagtcATGACTAGGGCAAACcatcaaataaatgcataaatagATACTTAAATAATATGTCAAAAGACGACTCTTCTAATCaactcaataaaataaataacattttaataattcaatATGTCAAAAGAATGACTAGTATAAGCAACTAAATAATGAACTAAGTAAGTCAAAAAAAATCGACTAATACCTTTAAATAACTAAATGAGTCAAAAAATGACTCTTATAGTGTAGTGACTAGGATATGAGGTAAGGTACAATAATGTAATATGATCCAAGTTAGAAAATACCTAACAGATGTGTATCTTTTATTTGGaccaaataattaaataagtCAAAACAAGTAAAGACTAGTATTATTatccaaataaatgaatacatgtaAATAACTAAGTAAGTCAAATGGTGTACAGTATAATcgactaaataaataaattactaaatatatgactaatatacagtatttggactaaaaaaataaatgtaaataactgaataagtacacacaaaaaaagacaaggtACAGTATTGCAATGCATGCCATGTAAGAAAACACCAATcagatgttaatttttttacatttttatttagatgACTG of the Phycodurus eques isolate BA_2022a chromosome 14, UOR_Pequ_1.1, whole genome shotgun sequence genome contains:
- the pomt2 gene encoding protein O-mannosyl-transferase 2, which encodes MEKEQCSTQYHIAGDTSIRNRKTFQSSTTQSNDKKNNKDGHLTEEDSQQTNGSFYRSKRRRSTSDEFTRRGLLLLVAGLSFATRLYKIKEPAHVCWDETHFGKMGSYYINRTFFFDVHPPLGKMLIGLAGYMSGYDGSFPFSKPGDKYEHHNYWGMRGLCAGLGSFLPVFAYLMVLELSHSHTAALIAAWLLIFDTGCITISQYILLDPILLFFIMAAVLSMVKFNQQKDRPFSAPWWFWMVLTGVNLAGALGVKFVGLFVILLVGLNTVSDLWRLLGDLDLSLVDVAKHLLARVVALILLPIFLYVTIFAVHFVVLNKSGPGDGFFSSAFQSRLIGNNLHNASMPEYLAYGSTITLKNLRIAGGYLHSHWHLYPEGVGAKQQQVTAYLHKDYNNLWFVHRHETNSQSETPDLVRHGDIIRLEHKETTRNLHSHLHEAPLTRKHFQVTGYGINHTGDSNDLWRVEVCGGRKGDPVKVLRSKVRFLHKAIGCVLFSSGKTLPKWGWEQVEVTCSPYLKETSSSQWNVEDHVNAKLPNISLSLLKPHFLEILMESHIVMIRGNSGLKPKDNEMNSKPWHWPINYQGLRFSGVNETEYRVYLLGNPVVWWLNLASLGLYLILVAVASVAFQRGISVAQRRRDHCFVLMRGGGLLFLGWLLHYVPFYTMGRVLYYHHYFPAMLFSSMLTGITLDFLLNMADLLLHPPYCNWLQRVGKILLLVIVLYSFYLFHPLTYGMRGPLAHEPGSSMAGLKWMESWEF